The DNA region ATACGACAAacaacgaaaaaaaaaaaaatcgcaTTCTAATAGCTCCCAATGGAACAGGACACCCGTCCCCGAGACTATCGTCACCGAGACCGAGACACCCACTCGCAACCACACTCTCGCTCCCGCTCTCATTCCCCAGACCGAAGCCACCGTCACCACCGTCGCCGTAGACACAATCGTCACCATCGCTATCGCCATCATCGCAGCACTCGCAATGACCATGAAAATGACCGTCATGACCGCCATGACCGTCATGAACGTCGcgaccaccaccatccaacgacaacaacaaaacCACCGAGCGACCCAATAATCCTACCCTTCAACGCACGCGAACTCTCGAAACATGACCTCTCCACATACGAACCCATGTTCGCAATGTACCTGGATATCCAGAAGGGGAAGTGGATAGATGATATGGGCGAAGAGGAGGTTAAGGGACGGTGGAAGAGTTTCGTGCGGAAATGGTGAGCGCGCATTCACGATAGACTGGTAAGAGGGAAGGCGAGAGGCTGATATATCAGGAACCGTGGAGAACTCGCCCGAGGATGGTACGATCCTAGTACTCTCGAAAAGGCCCATCATGGCGCAGATGAGAGCCGTCCTCCCCCAGCATGGTCTGCTGGGAAACGTGCATCCCCTGGTTATGAAGGAGGAGCCGGTATTGAAAAGGATGGTAtggatgatgttgatgacgacgaggatgacgatgaagactACGGCCCGAATCTCCCTTCAGGGCTACATGTGACAAAACCCAGTGGTCCGTCATCCGGTCCAG from Aspergillus chevalieri M1 DNA, chromosome 2, nearly complete sequence includes:
- a CDS encoding uncharacterized protein (COG:S;~EggNog:ENOG410PNSG) — translated: MEQDTRPRDYRHRDRDTHSQPHSRSRSHSPDRSHRHHRRRRHNRHHRYRHHRSTRNDHENDRHDRHDRHERRDHHHPTTTTKPPSDPIILPFNARELSKHDLSTYEPMFAMYLDIQKGKWIDDMGEEEVKGRWKSFVRKWNRGELARGWYDPSTLEKAHHGADESRPPPAWSAGKRASPGYEGGAGIEKDGMDDVDDDEDDDEDYGPNLPSGLHVTKPSGPSSGPAIPTMQDLELRKESAIEDAIEARHDARKQHRAEVHSHKSEMRQIEDEVAPRAEPGTHERRMQKRQEASASNRAFANSRRGGSPGAAAPDEVLMGSGENDLAELKKEQEKLQRKKNEREIRREEIMRARAAEREERVQQYRQKEEDTIGWLKTLAKQRFG